The following coding sequences lie in one Sphingopyxis macrogoltabida genomic window:
- a CDS encoding NAD(P)-dependent oxidoreductase, whose translation MTTSEISRVGFVGLGNIGKPMAERIAISPFALTVFDHVPEPMRDLQALGAHAANSLGDLAERSDLVAIVVQTTEQVRSVVLGEGGLLGSMRPGSIIAIHSTMSLSAIKEIGARCAARGVDVLDAAVSGGDVGARAGKLTFMIGGDDAVLERCRTLFGHMAANIFLLGDLGAGQAGKLANNLLYNAGVVAAVESMRLAVAAGIPENVAVSLLSVSTGTNFTIANWNRLMGERQAPEDRERIAALRHKDVALAIGMAKELGEEVALGQAVLDRIDWAIAHSRPGEAGA comes from the coding sequence ATGACCACATCCGAGATTTCGCGCGTCGGCTTCGTCGGGCTCGGGAACATCGGCAAGCCGATGGCGGAAAGGATAGCGATCTCACCCTTCGCTTTGACGGTCTTTGACCATGTCCCGGAGCCGATGCGCGACCTGCAGGCACTGGGTGCGCACGCCGCAAATTCTCTGGGCGACCTCGCGGAAAGGTCCGATCTTGTGGCGATCGTCGTTCAGACGACGGAGCAGGTCCGATCGGTGGTTCTCGGCGAGGGCGGACTGCTGGGGTCGATGCGGCCCGGCTCGATCATCGCGATTCACAGCACAATGAGTTTGTCAGCGATCAAGGAAATCGGCGCTCGATGTGCCGCGCGCGGGGTGGATGTTCTCGATGCTGCCGTAAGCGGCGGCGACGTCGGTGCGCGCGCCGGTAAGCTAACTTTCATGATCGGCGGCGACGATGCCGTTCTCGAACGGTGCCGGACGCTCTTCGGCCACATGGCGGCGAATATCTTCCTGCTTGGCGATTTGGGGGCGGGTCAGGCCGGCAAGCTGGCGAATAATTTGCTTTATAATGCCGGGGTCGTCGCTGCAGTCGAGAGCATGCGGTTGGCAGTTGCGGCAGGCATTCCCGAGAATGTGGCGGTGAGCCTGCTCTCGGTCAGCACAGGCACGAACTTCACGATCGCGAACTGGAACAGGCTCATGGGCGAGCGTCAAGCTCCCGAAGACCGTGAGCGGATCGCTGCCCTGCGCCACAAGGACGTTGCTCTGGCAATCGGCATGGCGAAGGAACTGGGAGAAGAGGTGGCATTGGGACAAGCAGTGCTTGACCGCATCGACTGGGCCATCGCGCACTCGAGGCCGGGCGAAGCCGGGGCATAG
- a CDS encoding patatin-like phospholipase family protein, whose protein sequence is MALDDDHHAGEGNTLVLGGGGVAGIAWMTGLIFGLSERGLDPHRFNRIIGTSAGAVVAVMIAASLTLEEHYQRQVLTALQVREVEPPPDAVSRLLQVFGEFVGDVDSPVERARRLAAMAPVGGEAERLDVIANRLPSRDWPVRPITLVAVDADSGEPRLFDRNSGVDLIDAVAASCAVPGIWPPVKIDGRRYIDGGVRSSDNADLAEGAAHVLIISPVGLDGPATFGRDLSDQRRKLEENDTKVRIICPSESSRLAMGSNPLATGTRTAAAEAGRSQALQLRDCSVLQFDALH, encoded by the coding sequence ATGGCTTTGGACGATGATCATCACGCAGGGGAAGGCAATACTCTCGTACTGGGCGGCGGCGGTGTCGCCGGAATCGCTTGGATGACTGGATTGATCTTCGGGTTAAGCGAACGCGGTCTTGACCCGCATCGCTTCAACCGGATTATTGGAACGTCGGCGGGCGCGGTGGTCGCCGTCATGATTGCGGCAAGCCTTACGCTAGAAGAGCACTATCAACGTCAAGTTCTGACTGCCTTGCAAGTGCGTGAAGTTGAGCCGCCGCCGGATGCTGTCAGCCGTCTACTGCAGGTTTTTGGGGAGTTCGTGGGTGATGTCGACTCACCTGTCGAGCGCGCGCGCAGGTTGGCGGCCATGGCGCCTGTCGGAGGAGAGGCGGAGCGTCTCGATGTGATCGCCAATCGATTGCCTAGCCGCGATTGGCCTGTCCGTCCAATCACATTGGTGGCGGTGGACGCTGACAGCGGAGAACCAAGACTGTTTGATCGGAATAGCGGTGTCGATTTGATTGATGCTGTTGCGGCAAGTTGCGCAGTTCCCGGTATATGGCCGCCGGTGAAGATCGATGGGCGGCGCTATATCGATGGCGGTGTTCGATCTTCTGACAATGCTGACTTGGCGGAAGGCGCTGCACATGTCCTCATCATATCGCCGGTCGGTCTGGACGGGCCCGCAACGTTCGGTCGCGACCTTTCGGATCAGCGGCGTAAACTCGAGGAGAACGACACAAAAGTCAGGATTATTTGTCCGAGTGAGTCATCGCGATTGGCTATGGGTTCCAACCCTCTCGCGACCGGCACGCGGACGGCGGCTGCCGAAGCTGGGCGCAGCCAGGCGCTTCAACTACGCGACTGTTCAGTTTTGCAATTTGATGCGCTGCATTGA
- a CDS encoding TonB-dependent receptor has translation MNRNLLTARWASGVLLVATIIQPAMAQDGPQEGQGAAVESAGDIVVTARRRAENLLDVPVAVTAYSGSELEARGAIDITDIAATTPNVTLENSRGTNSTLTAFIRGTGQQDPVSGFEGGVGIYIDDVYLNRPQAAILDIYDVERIEVLRGPQGTLYGRNSIGGAVKYVTRRLPDQFELKLRAAYGSYDQADGIVTVSAPIGNQLRVGGSVARLSRGGFGHNLTNGLENYNKDIWAGRGTVEFASPDDHMLIRISGDYTRDKSDPRNGHRVIPGVFSGTPVLSDVYDTRAGANNPRQNLTAYGLTMTASAELTDAVTIRSISAWRKDSSTSPIDFDALPAIDADGPIAYRNEQVSQEFQLLYDTSRLHGLIGFYYLDADSETFLDLLVFTTLPNLNSATESLAKTRTWSVFGDFTFDLSDQFALSLGGRYTSDHRVGQNLRQNRLGTSAIFGGNPIVLSTSSNFRGERTFRKFTPRASLTYKPTPDHTLYVSYAKGFKGGGFDPRGASTAARDFNDNGVVDAEDVFEFMSFDPETVDSYEVGWKASLFDRRMRFALAGFYADYKDVQIPGAVGFDSDGDGSNETFIGITTNAAQARFKGLEFETSALLARDFAGSGSAVNVSGSLGYIDAKFLRFIDARGVDVAELRRFQNTPKWTLSGQLGIDLPVASGMLHGSTTVSYRSKTTQLETPSPLLDQPKYGLLDASLVWSSKNDRYSIGLHAKNITDKRYITSGYQILFTAPDGTPLRDAQGRLRPQVGREGVATAFYGNPRQILVTFGAKF, from the coding sequence ATGAATCGCAATTTATTGACCGCACGCTGGGCCTCTGGCGTTCTGCTCGTGGCGACCATCATACAGCCAGCCATGGCGCAGGATGGACCGCAAGAAGGGCAGGGCGCAGCCGTAGAGTCTGCTGGAGATATCGTTGTAACGGCGCGTCGGCGCGCGGAGAATTTGCTCGACGTGCCCGTGGCTGTCACTGCATATTCCGGATCCGAACTCGAAGCTCGAGGCGCAATCGACATCACCGACATTGCCGCGACGACGCCGAACGTTACGCTAGAAAATTCGCGCGGTACCAATTCGACCCTCACGGCGTTCATTCGCGGGACAGGACAGCAGGATCCGGTGTCGGGTTTCGAGGGAGGGGTCGGCATCTATATCGACGATGTTTACCTCAACCGCCCGCAGGCCGCGATTCTCGACATTTACGACGTGGAACGAATCGAAGTTTTGCGCGGCCCGCAAGGAACATTATATGGTCGGAACTCCATCGGTGGGGCGGTGAAGTATGTTACCAGGCGATTGCCGGATCAATTCGAGCTGAAGCTGCGCGCCGCTTATGGCAGCTACGATCAAGCGGACGGAATTGTCACGGTCAGCGCTCCTATCGGCAACCAGCTTAGGGTGGGCGGTTCGGTTGCTCGGCTGTCGCGCGGCGGCTTTGGACACAATCTGACCAACGGTCTCGAAAACTATAACAAGGATATCTGGGCCGGACGCGGCACCGTGGAGTTCGCTTCGCCGGATGACCATATGCTGATCCGCATTTCCGGCGATTATACACGGGATAAGTCGGACCCGCGCAATGGGCACCGGGTCATTCCGGGCGTGTTCTCTGGCACTCCAGTGCTGAGCGATGTCTATGATACGCGGGCTGGCGCGAATAACCCGCGCCAAAACCTCACGGCTTATGGCCTAACCATGACTGCTTCTGCAGAACTCACGGACGCCGTCACCATAAGGAGCATCTCGGCTTGGCGTAAGGATAGCAGTACGTCGCCTATCGACTTCGACGCGCTGCCGGCCATCGACGCTGACGGGCCAATCGCTTACCGCAACGAGCAGGTCAGCCAAGAATTCCAGCTATTGTACGACACCAGCAGGCTGCACGGACTCATCGGCTTCTATTACCTCGATGCTGACAGCGAAACATTCCTGGATCTGCTGGTGTTCACAACGCTGCCCAATCTCAACTCGGCTACGGAATCGTTGGCCAAGACCAGGACATGGTCGGTGTTCGGCGATTTCACCTTCGATTTGTCGGACCAGTTCGCACTATCCTTGGGCGGGCGATATACTTCGGACCACCGCGTCGGCCAGAATCTCCGCCAGAATCGGCTGGGGACGTCGGCGATATTCGGCGGCAATCCGATCGTGCTTTCTACATCCTCGAACTTCCGCGGCGAACGAACCTTCAGGAAATTTACACCGCGGGCGTCGCTGACCTACAAACCGACCCCCGACCATACCCTTTATGTGTCCTACGCCAAGGGCTTTAAGGGTGGCGGGTTCGATCCACGCGGCGCTTCGACTGCCGCGCGTGATTTCAACGACAACGGCGTGGTCGACGCCGAGGACGTCTTCGAATTTATGTCCTTCGACCCTGAAACCGTGGACAGCTATGAAGTGGGTTGGAAAGCTTCGCTGTTCGATCGCCGAATGCGGTTCGCGCTCGCCGGGTTTTATGCAGATTACAAGGACGTCCAGATTCCAGGGGCGGTCGGATTTGATTCTGACGGCGATGGCAGCAACGAAACGTTCATCGGCATTACGACAAACGCGGCCCAGGCAAGATTCAAGGGTCTGGAATTCGAGACGTCGGCGCTTTTGGCGCGCGATTTCGCAGGCAGCGGCTCGGCCGTCAACGTCTCGGGAAGTCTCGGCTATATCGATGCAAAGTTTCTTCGATTCATCGATGCCCGAGGTGTGGATGTCGCAGAGTTGCGGCGATTCCAGAATACGCCGAAGTGGACGTTGTCCGGTCAGCTCGGGATAGATTTACCGGTAGCTTCTGGAATGCTGCATGGCTCAACGACTGTTTCCTACCGGAGCAAGACCACTCAGCTGGAGACGCCGAGTCCCTTATTGGATCAGCCAAAATACGGGCTACTAGATGCCAGTCTTGTCTGGTCATCGAAAAATGACCGCTATTCCATTGGTTTACATGCCAAAAATATTACCGACAAGCGGTATATAACGTCGGGCTATCAGATTCTGTTCACGGCACCAGACGGTACCCCGCTGCGCGATGCCCAAGGACGCCTGCGTCCGCAAGTCGGGCGAGAGGGCGTAGCGACGGCATTCTACGGCAACCCACGCCAGATTTTGGTTACTTTTGGCGCGAAATTCTGA
- the istB gene encoding IS21-like element helper ATPase IstB, protein MNGAAPSARVDSIRRSLVSLKMPRALEILDATLRRIEQGQIDGIEALDELLGEELSLRENRRIKAALRMARLPVVKTLAGYDFSFQPSLDKNRILALAGLDFIERAEVVHLLGPPGTGKSHIATALAVEAVRAGKAVYFIPLADLIAQLAKAEREGTLREKIRFLTRASLLVVDEIGYLPVTPGGANLFFQLVNARYEKGAMILTSNRGFAEWGEVFGDPVVATALLDRLLHHAVVIQIEGSSYRMREHAALVPENLRSAASFNPPAPKRRGRPPMKGNQDPEHG, encoded by the coding sequence ATGAACGGCGCGGCTCCTTCTGCGCGCGTAGACTCGATCCGCCGGAGCCTCGTCAGCCTCAAGATGCCCAGGGCCCTCGAAATCCTGGATGCGACCCTCAGGCGCATCGAGCAGGGCCAGATCGACGGCATCGAGGCGCTCGACGAGTTGCTCGGCGAAGAGCTGTCGCTGCGCGAGAACCGGCGCATCAAGGCGGCCCTGCGCATGGCTCGGCTGCCGGTGGTCAAGACGCTCGCCGGCTACGACTTCTCGTTCCAGCCCTCGCTCGACAAGAACCGCATCCTGGCGCTGGCCGGCCTCGACTTCATCGAGCGCGCCGAGGTGGTCCACCTGCTCGGACCTCCTGGCACCGGCAAGAGCCACATTGCCACGGCGCTTGCCGTCGAAGCTGTCCGTGCTGGCAAAGCGGTCTACTTCATCCCGCTCGCCGACCTGATCGCCCAGCTCGCCAAGGCCGAGCGCGAGGGCACGCTTCGAGAGAAGATCCGCTTCCTCACCAGGGCATCGCTGCTCGTCGTTGACGAAATCGGATACCTGCCGGTCACGCCGGGCGGCGCGAACCTGTTCTTCCAGCTCGTCAACGCCCGATACGAAAAGGGCGCCATGATCCTTACCTCCAACCGCGGCTTCGCCGAGTGGGGTGAGGTCTTCGGCGATCCCGTCGTCGCGACCGCACTGCTCGACAGGCTCCTCCATCACGCCGTCGTCATCCAGATCGAGGGATCCAGCTATCGCATGCGAGAGCACGCCGCTCTCGTGCCCGAAAACCTGCGCAGCGCCGCCTCGTTCAATCCGCCAGCGCCGAAGCGCCGCGGCCGACCACCAATGAAAGGAAATCAAGATCCCGAGCACGGCTGA
- a CDS encoding TetR/AcrR family transcriptional regulator, with product MEAALQEFGEKGFHEGSISEISRRANLAPGGIYNYFDSKDEIFRALVTDINVQFRDQIAAQVRTAADEMTAEKRVLETGINFVRQHKGIYRIVTEAEFIYPEGHRALYEALVERVGNRLRDGALSGEIRPDVGEIHAWAIIGINVMLALRYGVWAADEAPDRVSAVVNDMLKHGLNSRTT from the coding sequence ATGGAGGCCGCTCTTCAGGAGTTCGGCGAAAAGGGTTTCCACGAAGGATCGATCAGCGAGATAAGTCGACGCGCCAACCTCGCGCCGGGTGGCATTTACAATTATTTCGACTCCAAGGACGAGATATTCCGGGCGCTGGTGACGGACATCAATGTGCAATTTCGCGACCAGATTGCTGCCCAGGTGCGTACCGCAGCAGATGAGATGACCGCGGAAAAGCGAGTATTGGAGACCGGGATCAACTTCGTTCGCCAGCACAAGGGGATATACCGGATCGTTACCGAAGCCGAATTTATTTATCCCGAGGGCCACCGTGCGCTTTATGAGGCCCTCGTCGAACGGGTGGGCAACCGACTGCGAGATGGAGCGCTAAGTGGTGAAATTCGTCCCGATGTTGGTGAAATTCACGCCTGGGCGATCATCGGCATAAATGTGATGTTAGCGTTACGCTACGGCGTCTGGGCCGCCGACGAAGCCCCGGATCGTGTTTCGGCCGTTGTCAATGATATGCTAAAGCACGGCTTGAACAGCCGGACGACCTAG
- a CDS encoding enoyl-CoA hydratase-related protein — protein MSKIGLQNLKRFEVGVEEGVALVTITHPPVNAQDHVLRVELVRVFDILGETDAVRSIVFTGAGTVFSAGADLSERNALEGAPGGYARHNRLVRSMLDSLAECPKPVIAAMNGAAVGGGAVLALLCDILIVAEESFLAMTEIDHGMSGGVRHLIRSFGASDARLAIFTGERITGLELLRMNVASACVPRTQLLDYAREIAATIARKPPLAVEAAKRSFGLTEDMTLRDGYRYEQSQTASLARTEDTREAALARAEKRNPKFNGR, from the coding sequence ATGAGCAAAATTGGACTCCAGAACCTAAAGCGGTTCGAGGTCGGGGTCGAGGAAGGGGTTGCGCTCGTCACCATCACCCATCCACCTGTCAACGCTCAGGATCATGTGCTGCGCGTCGAACTGGTGCGGGTGTTTGACATCCTGGGTGAAACCGATGCCGTGCGGTCGATCGTTTTTACGGGAGCAGGCACTGTCTTTTCAGCCGGCGCCGATCTGTCGGAACGAAACGCACTGGAAGGTGCTCCCGGCGGCTATGCTCGCCACAACCGGCTGGTTCGCTCGATGCTCGATTCCCTGGCGGAATGTCCAAAGCCGGTCATCGCGGCAATGAACGGGGCTGCGGTCGGCGGCGGCGCGGTGCTTGCTCTGTTATGCGACATCCTGATCGTCGCCGAAGAATCCTTTCTGGCAATGACCGAGATCGATCATGGTATGTCAGGAGGCGTTCGCCACCTCATAAGGTCGTTCGGGGCATCGGATGCGCGTCTGGCGATCTTCACGGGCGAGCGGATCACCGGATTGGAATTGCTTCGCATGAATGTGGCGTCGGCATGTGTTCCGCGGACGCAGCTGCTGGATTATGCCCGTGAAATTGCTGCGACGATTGCCCGCAAGCCGCCGCTCGCGGTCGAAGCGGCAAAACGTTCTTTTGGCTTGACGGAGGATATGACCCTCCGCGACGGTTATCGCTATGAACAGTCTCAGACGGCCTCGCTTGCGCGCACAGAGGACACGCGCGAGGCCGCTCTCGCGCGCGCCGAAAAGCGAAATCCAAAATTCAACGGGCGTTAA
- the istA gene encoding IS21 family transposase, with protein sequence MIRLGEAMMILELHRQGLSVTAIARRTGRDPKTVRKYIERGVEAPAYGPRKIGRPCKIAPYMEFLRERIMTFPDLTASRLTREIREMGYSGAYTAVKRYLAAIRPDHDPKPYEVRFETRAGVQGQVDFARFVVEFTDDPGMARIVWLFSMVLGYSRFLFARFVLHQDLQTLLRCHMQAFEAMDGVPIEILYDRMKTAVTGEDDQGHIVYNSSLLALAKHYRFQPRACRPYRAKTKGKVERPFRYIREDFFLGRSFRNMEDLNAQLIVWLDTVANVRVHGTTQRVVTEAFAEEQGELQRLPEHRFNAVLKLERRVTHDGFVSVGGNFYSVPDRARRIVEIEQLPDLIRIIDRGIVVAEHSVLEGRRQYRIDRRHRTGRPQPRTPDRPTMTIGRIGDHVPLRSLAIYEAIGAGLATERRP encoded by the coding sequence ATGATCCGACTTGGAGAAGCGATGATGATATTGGAGTTGCATCGGCAGGGGCTGTCGGTGACGGCGATTGCCCGCCGGACGGGCCGCGATCCCAAGACCGTTCGCAAATATATCGAGCGCGGCGTGGAAGCGCCGGCCTATGGTCCGCGAAAGATCGGACGGCCGTGCAAGATCGCGCCTTACATGGAGTTCCTGCGCGAGCGCATCATGACGTTCCCGGACCTGACGGCGTCGCGCCTGACCCGCGAGATCAGGGAAATGGGCTACTCGGGCGCCTACACGGCGGTGAAGCGTTACCTGGCGGCGATCCGTCCCGATCACGATCCCAAGCCTTACGAGGTCCGCTTTGAAACCAGGGCGGGCGTACAGGGCCAGGTCGACTTCGCGCGCTTCGTCGTCGAATTTACCGATGATCCTGGCATGGCGCGCATTGTCTGGCTGTTCAGCATGGTGCTGGGCTACTCGCGCTTCCTCTTCGCTCGCTTTGTGCTGCACCAGGATCTCCAGACGCTGCTGCGTTGCCATATGCAGGCGTTCGAGGCGATGGACGGCGTACCGATCGAAATCCTCTACGACCGGATGAAGACGGCGGTCACGGGTGAGGACGATCAGGGCCACATCGTTTACAACAGCTCGCTGCTGGCGCTGGCGAAGCACTATCGCTTCCAGCCGAGGGCGTGTCGACCCTATCGTGCGAAGACGAAAGGGAAAGTCGAGCGGCCGTTCCGTTACATCCGCGAGGACTTCTTCCTGGGACGCTCCTTCCGCAACATGGAGGACCTCAATGCCCAGCTTATCGTCTGGCTCGACACGGTCGCCAACGTGCGGGTCCATGGCACGACCCAGCGCGTGGTCACCGAAGCCTTTGCCGAAGAGCAGGGCGAGCTGCAGCGCCTGCCTGAGCACCGCTTCAATGCGGTCCTGAAGCTCGAGAGGCGGGTGACCCATGACGGCTTCGTATCGGTTGGCGGCAACTTCTATAGCGTGCCCGACCGGGCGCGCCGGATCGTCGAGATCGAGCAACTGCCGGACCTGATCCGTATCATCGACCGGGGCATCGTTGTTGCCGAGCACTCCGTGCTCGAAGGGCGCCGGCAATATCGTATCGATCGGCGCCATCGCACCGGACGGCCGCAGCCGCGGACGCCGGATCGGCCGACAATGACGATCGGTCGGATCGGGGATCACGTGCCGCTGCGCTCGCTGGCGATTTATGAAGCGATCGGCGCGGGCCTGGCAACGGAGAGACGGCCATGA
- a CDS encoding alpha-hydroxy acid oxidase: MHGRAMTKSLSLEDFDRAARRRLPHPLYAYIAGAAEDNLSLGDNRTAMRSWNFVPRTLRDVSGRTMQTELFGTGYSAPIGIAPMGLSALMAFEGDNLLARAAANAKIPMILSGTSLIPLEEVVRHVPGIWFQAYLPGEAARIEPMIDRIAAAGIETLILTVDVCVSANRENLVRARFSTPLRPSIRLAWDGLTHPRWLIGTLARTFAVRGMPHFENSSATQGAPIFARTAERDFGAREAFSWEHARLIRKRWDGRLILKGILSADDARIAKDMGIDGVIVSNHGGRQLDGAAAPLTVLPAIVDAVGAMPVMIDSGFRRGGDVLKAIALGARMVFIGRPFLFAAAAWGEAGAAQAISLIKAEIDRNMALLGVSSLAGLDRSFLTRAEP, from the coding sequence ATGCATGGCCGAGCAATGACGAAATCCCTCTCGCTGGAAGATTTTGACCGGGCGGCTCGCCGAAGGCTGCCGCACCCGTTGTACGCCTATATTGCAGGAGCCGCAGAGGACAATTTGAGCCTAGGCGACAACCGAACGGCAATGCGCAGCTGGAATTTCGTTCCGAGAACGCTTCGCGATGTGAGCGGCCGGACCATGCAAACCGAATTGTTCGGCACCGGCTACTCAGCGCCTATCGGCATCGCGCCGATGGGCCTGTCCGCCTTGATGGCGTTTGAAGGCGACAATCTGCTGGCACGGGCGGCGGCGAACGCAAAGATACCCATGATATTGAGCGGAACGTCGCTCATCCCGCTGGAAGAAGTCGTTCGGCATGTGCCGGGTATCTGGTTTCAGGCGTATCTTCCAGGCGAGGCGGCGCGCATCGAACCAATGATCGATCGTATTGCCGCCGCCGGCATCGAGACCCTGATCTTGACAGTCGATGTCTGTGTTTCCGCCAATCGCGAAAATCTCGTCCGGGCGCGATTCTCGACCCCTCTGCGGCCCTCGATCCGACTTGCCTGGGACGGGTTGACCCACCCTCGATGGCTGATCGGAACTCTCGCGCGTACATTCGCGGTCCGCGGCATGCCGCATTTCGAGAATAGTTCAGCGACCCAAGGCGCGCCGATTTTCGCTCGGACGGCAGAGCGCGATTTCGGTGCACGTGAAGCATTTTCATGGGAGCATGCACGCTTGATCCGGAAGCGCTGGGACGGCCGGCTCATTCTCAAGGGCATATTGTCGGCCGACGATGCCCGGATCGCGAAGGATATGGGAATCGACGGGGTTATTGTATCGAACCATGGCGGTCGCCAACTCGATGGCGCAGCCGCCCCGTTAACGGTCCTTCCTGCCATTGTGGATGCTGTCGGCGCGATGCCGGTCATGATCGACAGCGGTTTTCGCCGCGGGGGGGACGTGCTGAAGGCGATCGCGCTGGGAGCACGAATGGTCTTCATTGGCCGCCCTTTCCTGTTTGCCGCCGCCGCCTGGGGCGAAGCGGGTGCCGCGCAAGCGATCAGCCTCATCAAAGCCGAAATTGATCGCAACATGGCATTGCTGGGCGTCTCTTCACTGGCAGGCCTTGACCGGAGTTTCTTGACGCGCGCCGAGCCGTAG
- a CDS encoding TauD/TfdA dioxygenase family protein: MVGVGFEPLSRRIGVEVKELNPGAPIAEENAAILRQLLDEYGLLLFRDVHVDADAHVALMSIFGPVCSEFADGRLHTQMSTVEAETDWTVHRLPFHQDGANTPHQHVVNSLYALDIDTTAAVPTHFASCKGAVDDLEAEERDYLAGLTAVHAQSLEARLKEDNQRARLDLMAEEPSIESFPRTRHPVLKRHPRTGKPLLFVTELQTSHVEGVSIDESERIIQRAYRLLFAPENCHVHHWRPRDLLVWDNFMLQHARARPIPGSRRTLRRVIVNPVHGSVPSTKGQAAVVGAIPSKEAVL, translated from the coding sequence ATGGTCGGGGTTGGTTTTGAGCCGCTGTCGCGGCGGATAGGTGTCGAAGTGAAGGAGCTGAACCCCGGCGCTCCGATCGCCGAGGAAAATGCGGCGATACTGCGGCAGCTGCTCGACGAATATGGCCTGCTCTTGTTCCGCGACGTACATGTGGATGCCGACGCGCATGTCGCGCTAATGTCGATCTTTGGTCCCGTCTGCTCGGAATTCGCTGACGGAAGGCTCCACACACAGATGTCGACGGTCGAAGCCGAGACTGACTGGACCGTTCACCGGCTTCCCTTTCATCAGGATGGAGCCAATACGCCGCATCAGCATGTGGTCAATTCGCTCTACGCTCTCGACATCGACACGACGGCAGCGGTCCCGACGCACTTCGCGAGTTGCAAGGGGGCGGTCGACGATCTGGAAGCGGAGGAGCGAGATTATCTTGCCGGACTGACGGCTGTTCACGCACAAAGTCTGGAAGCGCGGCTGAAGGAGGACAACCAGCGAGCGAGGCTGGACCTGATGGCCGAAGAGCCCTCCATCGAAAGCTTCCCTCGGACTCGTCACCCCGTGCTGAAGCGGCACCCTCGAACGGGCAAGCCACTGCTGTTCGTAACCGAACTTCAGACCAGCCATGTCGAAGGCGTGTCTATCGACGAGAGCGAAAGGATCATCCAGCGCGCCTATCGGCTTCTATTCGCTCCGGAAAACTGCCATGTCCATCACTGGCGTCCGCGCGACCTCCTCGTCTGGGACAATTTCATGCTCCAGCATGCTCGGGCGCGGCCTATCCCCGGTTCGCGGCGAACCTTGCGAAGAGTGATCGTCAATCCCGTGCACGGTTCGGTCCCCTCTACCAAAGGGCAAGCGGCTGTCGTAGGCGCGATACCGTCCAAGGAAGCTGTCCTATGA